Below is a genomic region from Prunus persica cultivar Lovell chromosome G3, Prunus_persica_NCBIv2, whole genome shotgun sequence.
ATCTATGCCCtcactttgtcaattttcccTGGATTCTTATCCGAAGACACCGGATCACACAGCTTGGGTACATGGTATGTACTTAAACATAACGTTACTTGGTGTCAACAAGAATTTTGTTCTAAAATCTGGAATTATACATGTCAGGTATGCACTGGTTTTGATTGCAATGTACAATGTGTCTGATCTGATTGGGAGATACATTCCGCTGGTGAAATTCCTCAAGTTGGAAAATCGTAGAGGGCTCATGGTTGTGATTCTTTCTCGTTTCTTGCTCGTCCCGGCATTCTATTTCACTGCCAAGTATGGTGACCAAGGCTGGATGATAATGCTCACATCCTTCTTGGGTTTATCTAATGGTTACCTCACTGTCTGTGTGCTTACTTCAGCACCCAAAGGTTACAAGGTTTGTACATTGCATTTTATACGCGAAAAGTTTAACAGTTTGTTTAGTTAAAGAAGTAAGATTGATcagaatttttgggttttgcaggGGCCAGAGCAAAATGCTTTAGGAAACTTGCTGGTTGTGTTCCTACTGGTAGGTATATTTGCAGGTGTAACACTTGATTGGTTGTGGCTTATAGGCAAGGGCTGgtaaaaatttgatttaacTGACTTGAAGGTTGTTCCAATTTGCCACAGTAAGACTGGATTCTGTTTTTTTGTGATTCATTATTAAATGGTAGAAGtaaatatttggtttttcagttttttattttattttatttcacaaGAACATTTAGGAAGCATTGGAACTAATTCTTTGCTTctgcattgtattttttggggGAAAACATTTTCTATCCCACAAAACAAATGCAGCCAAAAGGGCCATTCAAATTTGTACTCCAAACCGTGCCATTAGATACAAGCGTAGAGGCTGAGAAATTGGACATGCTGAAGTCAAAATTATTTTGCCCAAATGTTATGGAGTTATACAGGCCGATGGAccacaccccaaaaaaaaaaaaaaacctcgtTCAAAAGAGGAGTGTCAAAATCGCtaccaacaaaaaattgatgtccacaaaataaaacatttatCCAAGCCGGGCTACGTGACAACAATAATTCATCCGCAATTCGCTCCCTAGAAGATGTAAAACTACCTAATTAAAACTGTATTTAATTAATGTAATCTTCACATAACAATGTGTTTGGGTTTTATAATCCAAAATTCTAAGCATCCCGTGTCCCAGTTTTGCATTTCTATGCGACCAACATACTCAGTCATGGGGAGTTGCTAATGCTATTTTCTATCTGTGTGTAGCTTTCTAAACACCCCCAACACAAATGGTCATTAATGAGCTTTGGGTACCACTACCGCATTTCTTTAATTCTCTAGCCCCTCCTTGCTTCTTAATTCCAAATCATTTACAATTAATGCACTCCCACAAATTTTCAgcaccataaataaataatcagaTAGAGAATGTCTCAAACCTCAAATTGCCTTTACTATTCTTACCCATTGACCCAGTCTTTCATGCAACAATCCTAACTTACAAGCCAGTCACTTGAGGACCAACTCATTATAGTACCAAGCAGGCAACTCATTATAGTACCAAGAGGGCAGTGTTCCCATTTTTTGGATTCAGTTGGTTAAGACAGTGTGTCCGTCTATTACACCCTGCTAGGCCGATCTTTTTTCAGTAAATTAGAGTAATTTAGAATATTACTgggtaaaaatgaaaatgtaaagaaatttgaattagTAAAAGTAAGACCTTCCCTGCTGTACTTACTACGAGCTGAAATTTACAGTGGGCAAAATGACAAAAACACCCAACAGCCCCGTTTGTCTACTTGCATCACGTGAACCGACACGACAGggattaccaaaaaaattgggaaaaaccCAGACTTGAATCTTGATCCCCTCTCTCTCACCCTAAACAAACAGAGACACCAAAATGATCAGGGGCAGAATCGGAAACAATAAAATAGACGGTGACGATGCGGGCGCTTGCCCCTTATCGAACTGCAGTGAATCTACGGCCAGCGGCATGTTCTCCTGGTCCGGGCTACACGTGGACTCGTGCGGTGGGTGCGCACTGTACATTATGGCCCGCAGCACCGCCGAAACAGTGGGTATGTACGCCGTTTTGTTCCGGGCCAGCAGCCACGTCAGCCCCATGAGCTGGCAGTCCCTGTTGAACATCTTGCTCGCTCTGTCGCTCGTGGACTTGTCCCCCGCCGTTCCGTTCTTGCTCCCACCCTTGAGCTGCAATCAGTAATTACCAGTCAAGTAAGACGGCATTCTggtcaaacaaaacaaaatatgttaTAGAATTGtggaaagaagaaactgaCCTTCTGGAGAGCGCCGAGGCACTTGGTGCAGCCAGAATACGAAGAGTTGCGGCAGTTCTTCTCCAAGTTCTTGACGGCGGCGGTGGGCGTGGCGTTGTGAAACCCTAGCGACAGGTTAAAAGCGGCGGGGCAGCTGAGAGAGCCGATCTGGTGGAGCCGGATGCCGCAGAAGCACAAAACGGCGTCGCAGCTGGCGTTCGGCTGAGGAATCCGGATGTTTCGGCCCACAAGCGAGGACTGCAAGGAGTTGACGCACTTCTGCGAGTCGTCCGGCATCATCGGCTGGTCGAGGCCGGCGGAAGGAGCCGGAGCCGATGAGGGGAGCTCGAGAGCTGACCTGGCATGGGCAGCGAACAGCCAGGCGGCTAGGACAGGGCAGCATCGGCTGCGGTCGAGGTCTCGGCCGCATGCTTGGCTGACGCCGCCGAAGAGCTCATCGGAGAGGTCGAGGTGGCAGGTTTGGGTTGGGGTTTGGGACGGGAGGGCCGGGACAGTGTTGGGGCTGGAGTACTCACCCGGTTTGAGTGGCTGGGGGTGACCGGTTATCGGTTGAGCAAGTAAACCGGCGAGGGTAATGTTAAAGCTGGATATTAacaagagaaggaagaaggtgAAAATGGTGGAGGTTGGAAATGATGGCATTTTGGGGTGAAgttgtgtttgtttctgaGGAAAATGATGATGAGCAGGACGAAAGTGAGGGAAAGATAAGGACTTTgatatctgattttgtttttgtttgagaaaGGAGAGAGCTTTATGCttctttttgaaattatgaaaTAGTAAAGGTGAAAAAGGAGGAGATTCTGAAATATTCAAAGGACAGCCATTGTGTTTTTGCTTTTCAGGGCTGCAAGGCTGCTGCTGGCACCCACTGTCTCCTCCTCACGACCTAAACAgagcaaaagccaaaacaacTGAGCAGAGATGGGACTGAGAGAACTGTGAGATAAATGGTAGAAACCCACCCAGAAAGAAAGATCGGttttttctctgttcttcttttctttgtggtTGTCTCCGTTTTCTTTCTCTAGAAATGGTGGATATGATTTGATGGGTTTATAATCCAGATGAAAAAGGAAGGAGGAACCGTGAGctgactgagagagagagagagagagagagagagagagagatctctCGATTTAAGCAGAGACGCTCTCTCTACTGTGTATAGTTCACTCACGAAGTACAGTGGGCATTCATCAATTGTGTATTATACTATATAGTATATGAACTATATGGAAAAGGATTCTACTTTTGGattcaattatttaaaaaggaaaagggcAATTGGGTTGGGTTGTGGGGTCCAGGAGAAATAGAAGATATTCGTTTGGTAGAGGCTAGACTGAGAAAGAAGGGGTGGTATAATACTGGATTTTTTGCATGATAAGAAAAAAGGCTGTCTGAAGATTTGGCAGCTTGTGgtgtcattttccttttcattctcTATCCTCCTCACACTCTGATATGATATGAAATGAAGGtgctctctctcctctctctttctttttattttttcaagtttgagtGATTGCTGAGCACCATGAACTTGCCATAGCCTTTTTCCTACTTTTGCTACAGAAGAGGCCAGAGGGTCATTGAGCCATTGATGTCCCATTTTGTGCTAATGACATCTTAATAATCTAATAATGatataaagtataaaccaaGCAAGCAATAGCCATGTTATTAATCATATtaatattcatatataataaataaataaaaaggccaAAAGGGTATAATTATTAATGAGAAATTAGCATGGCCAACAAGAACAAGGTGAATAACAGACAGAAAAGATACTAGATTTGAATCATTACATTCGTGTAATATGTGTGAATTTAATATGTTACCGCTTCAAAGttctttaaaaatgaaaaaggggtaaagattaaaaagagaaagcaaaagaGGGAGGGGAGAGTTTTTGTGTATTGAAACTTGTGcatgaaaaaggaaacaaatgtGGAATGGGAGGGCATCCTAGGGAATTGACCGTTTCTGTGTTGAACCCTTTCAAGCAAGCACCATATGCGTGACCTTGAGCGTGTGTGGTTGCTAGGTAATAGCTCCTCCCTCAGACAAAAGTCATCGTGTGCCTGCGTGACAGCCAAAGCATCCAACTTTtccacaaattatttttcaaaaagataaCATAAAGTAATACAAAACTGGTcagtcagagagagagagagagagagagagaaagagaagacaTTACATTGCAGTTCACATGGAACGAAATGGAATGGCCACACTCCAAAGTTCCAAAGACTGTTTGTTTTACCTACCCTTTTTTATatgcagaaaaaagaaaaattgtaaaatgtCCAAAATGGTGTCCATTATCTTTGCTTATTGATATTCCATATCTACAGAGGAAAAATTAGCAGAAAAAACCCAAGTAGTAGGTTCCAAATCACAGAAAAGataagagagggagagagagtggaatatatatatacaagggAGAGCAACAGTCCAAGGGagaaatgaatgaatgaaaggAGATGCATGTTGTGTTTAAAGACAAGACAAACATAAAGCGCCAatcaagcaaaaattattccaACCAAAAGTTCCTTTGGGAAAAGCTCAACACTCTCTCTCGTTTGCCCCactggttttcttttctttacctTCATTTTAAAGCTTTTTCTCTCGCTTGGGCTCTCTTGGGTTGGGTCCCCCCCTCCGTGTTTTAAAATTGTTAGAGATCACTAGGCTTTTGGTGTGTTTTAGTGCAAGCCCCATTCGTCCTTAAAAAAAGCTAATGGACTCGGCTTTTCTTTACCATTTTGAATCagagattattttatcaaagaagATTAGGTCAAAAGGAAAAGCAATAGATAGATGATCCTCCTCGCAAAGTTTTTGGTAATTGAGCGTAGAAAGTAGGAGAGGAAAAGCCTAAAAGGTTCAATGATGGTGTTGTTGCAAATGCAGGCTATTAGTATATACACTCTCCTAGTACGTACGGTTGTCGGGTATTGGCATGCCCTGTacgaaaagaaaagacatGGTGTGGTGTCTTCGGCCATTGTCGATTGCAAGGGTGAGGATGTGAGTGTTGAATAATTTGTATCTGTGCACAATAACTATTCACTTGTACATGGTTTGAGATATCATGGTGACAATCTGAATTGTGCGTTCAATATGAATTTATCTTATATGCTATATCTCAAATTGGTTTGAGTAAATTGtactaaaaatataaattgagagCAAACATAGTCTGATTCGATTAGCTTTAGGTATCAAACTGCATACTTAACTATTGCAACATTATGATTATGTTTAACCTTCAAACTAGTAGTATAATCGAACCAGATCAATTTAGTTAATAACCAGTTTGGTTCAGTCATTTCCTCTCATACATAATTATGcaaatgtttttttctttttcctgtcGAAAGATGAACTTCATTCCAAGACCTCACCCCAAAACGGAGAGGGCACttaaacaacaaacaaagcaaCCCAATAAGGAAACCCAAAGAATCTAACTAATCTCTAATATCAGATGAACAAGAATAAACAGACTGTCCAAGATAATGATATCATCAagttaacaaaaataaaaatgacaaaacTAACTGGATtaagaacaacaaaacaacCCAATAAGCAAAACAACGTCAAACTCAACAAAAAACTAAACCAGCACAGATCTGCCACCATAAGCCAACAACTCTTAGAGCAGCCCCGACAAGGCAAGGGAAAGATAATCATAAGACTATAAAGAGGTGGTGCGAGCACCCGAGCTGTAGCGGTGTCGTAGCTCTACACAAATTTCACAATGTACGCAAGCTGTAGCAGTGTCGTAGCCCCAAGGCAAGGGTAATTTTCACTAGAGTTGGTAAAGCGGTGCTGAGGAGAAAAAAGTTATCTGAATGGTACCAAGTTAGCTTGAACCTGATTATGCAAATGttatatcatatatatcaAAGGGAATTTCATATCCTaaattgaagaacaaattAAGAGCATTTCTTATCCTTGAAGATGCGTAAATTTTAAGAAAGGGGATTAGATGAGTTAGGGATTTAAGTTTATAATATTAACGGTGATCATCAATATCAAAAGTGTAAAAGGCAAACTAAAAGTAAAGTAATTAGGATTTAGatgacaaagaaaaatgagCCGGATCAAGCCAAACTGAAACACAAGACCTTGTTCATGATTTACACggctctctcttcctcttcttcctgatCAATAGAGGAAAGGTGGACATGTGTCGTCGAgtgtcaaaattttaaaacatttccATTTATTTTCTAGCCACcaaataaaagttattttgACCCAAATGCGCATTTTCTCtgaaaaaacaatgaaaacatgtgaagaataacaaaaagaaTCGATCGATCAAGCCGCCACTAGTCCtttttaccttcttttttttcaacacTAAACTTCTTGCCTAGActagacatatatatatttttgaatttatagTGCAATAATTATGTCATGCTTTGCTTGACTCCTTGAACGAAGATCATATGTCAAAAATTGATGGAAAAAAGGAGATGCTAAATGTGTCGGGTTGAATTTGCCCCCACTTTAAGTGGAAGAAAAGGCTCTCACAACTTCAATATTCTTTCTTTGTGTGATTGGAACAAATTCAATGCACACTTTCTATTGTCACaaagacaagaaaaataaaagatgaatACGAATGTTTTTCTTTCACGTGTTCCTTCGAACTTAATTTCAAacttaataaaagaaaataataagtgGAAACTGATGAGGTTCCATTCCCACAAcccacttttttttctttttcgtcaTAAACAAGTTTCATTAATATAGAAAGACAAAGCCAATtacatcaaaataaatttttaaaaatgagttCAAAGGACATAAAACCCATTACAGATAGAAAGTCCACTAATTTCCTACACTATAATCCTATCTGTTTTATTTGGTAGCAAGCATGGCCACATATGCTCCACACAATAATTCAATACCTGCTAAATAATGTGGTTgtggttgtttgtttttttgttttttttttctggtggGACAATGATGATATGAAGAGGCATGTGAAGACAATAACACACTTTTTGAGTACTTATGAGCtttgaaatcaaaattttattttttattgaacaaGTA
It encodes:
- the LOC18782748 gene encoding uncharacterized GPI-anchored protein At4g28100; the protein is MPSFPTSTIFTFFLLLLISSFNITLAGLLAQPITGHPQPLKPGEYSSPNTVPALPSQTPTQTCHLDLSDELFGGVSQACGRDLDRSRCCPVLAAWLFAAHARSALELPSSAPAPSAGLDQPMMPDDSQKCVNSLQSSLVGRNIRIPQPNASCDAVLCFCGIRLHQIGSLSCPAAFNLSLGFHNATPTAAVKNLEKNCRNSSYSGCTKCLGALQKLKGGSKNGTAGDKSTSDRASKMFNRDCQLMGLTWLLARNKTAYIPTVSAVLRAIMYSAHPPHESTCSPDQENMPLAVDSLQFDKGQAPASSPSILLFPILPLIILVSLFV